Genomic window (Nicotiana sylvestris chromosome 7, ASM39365v2, whole genome shotgun sequence):
AGTTTCTTTATTTTAACAAAATCTAGATTTGCATTTCTGTCCTTTTTCCCCTTTCACTTTTTTGGGATTTTCCTACTTTTTTAAGCCAAAGAACTCTGATCTATATTATTTCCCTCTTTAAATTAGTTTTTTTCAGCATATTATTGTGTTTGAAACACGTACCACACTACACAATTTGATAAATTTGGTAGGTTAAAATTGGTATAAAATTTTGGTAATTTCGACTGTTGGAAATGGTAGCTCTGATGAGTAATTAataggaaaaaaaggaaaaaaaaattaagtttTGTTCAAAGTTTATagaatacatgtatatatataacatTAAATTACAAATAAATTATCAGGAATTAGAAGCATTAGCAGATCCAATGAAGAAAGAAGTTTCAACGGTCAGAAAGAGGATTGATGCAGTCAACAAAGAGTTAAAACCTCTTGGACAAACTTGCCAAAAGAAGGTATAAAATATATTTCTCACTATTTTCTTGAATTTACACCAATTTTGTGTATATCTATGCCATGTATTTTTTGTCACAATTTTTTGTTAAACtgtttattttttcattttttttgggcATGGGGTCAGGTTGGTTGGGTGATTATTTTTGTAAATAATATATATTGTTATAAGGAACCAATATTGTTATTTAGGGGTATTCACGGAAAATCGAAAAATTGAAGCAAACTGAAAACCGGATCAAACCGCCAAAGAACCGGACAATTtcttggtttgtttttgttttgaatttaaaaACCGgccaaatttggtttggttttggtttgaagcaaaaaataactaaaaaaaaagaagagtctAGTTGCTTCCCGTTATTATAATCTAGTTCTTTGCCTTtatattctagtttgattggtagtctTGAGTCCAAGAATCcatatttcatgttaaaaataactTGTCTTTTGAGTCATTAAATTTTATATCACTATTTAATTTCAGTTATCATCAAAATAGTGTATATCtcatactccctccggtccaaaataagtgattttttggatgttttcacacagattaagaaaCTCACTTTTTAGCATTAATTAGCAAAGAAATTGACCCTGTTAATCTTTACTAtctcacataaacactcctaacacatattccaacactatttactccaaggacaatgtaggaaaaaaataattaattcatttttgaaatctgaaaaaatcacttattttggaccgcaaaaaaaaagaaaaccaaaaaatcacttattttggaccggagggagtatttaAGAAAAAGTGAACAAAGTTAAAAACCAGAcaaaaatcgaatcgataaaaaAATGACTTAATTGGTCGGCTTTGGTTTCGATATTTGAAAaatcgacttaattggtttgatttctttttagggaaaaaacCAATCGGAACCGAACCATGAGCCCCCTTACTGATAATATTTCAGCTGAATTTAGTTAACTGCTGAGATGGGATTTAATACTACTGATATAATATCTTAATTAATTATTTGACAATAATCATTTCAATATGTGACTACAGGAAAGAGAATACAAAGAAGCTCTTGAGGCCTTCAATGAAAAACATAAGGAGAAAGTACAGCTTATATCAAGATTGATGGAGgtaaataattatatatttactGAATTTATTGATTTTCCTGTTCCTACTATTTTTCTATATGTGCATTTAAAACTCTTTTCTATGTGTCTAAATCTGTAtgtatgttttatttttttacgTATAGTTGGTGGGCGAAAGcgagaaaatgaggatgaagaagttggAAGAGCTGAGCAAGAGTATAGAAACAATTCAATGAAAAATTACCTTAAAAAAAGCTCAGTGACTAATTAGGTTTGTGTGATATAATTAAGATAATCGaaatttctatttatatattGGCTGTTTTTGTGTTGGTTGGATGTATTcaattttttctgttttttgttgtttttctgttCATTTTTAGCCTTTGAAGGATGATTAATCATCAGTTTCTAATTTTAGGTTTTGTAAACAAGTTTGTAACTAAAACAGGTCTCAAACTGTGGATTCTTTTCTATTCTCTTTTTTCATATCTCTGCCTTTTGATATGTCTCTTGTAGTTGGTGAAATTGTATCAAATTGTCTTACATTTTATTCATGGAGCTCTGTCGTAGTAGTTTGACTGGACacagaattttaaaaaaaaaatgattcgcTTTTGAATTTAGAGGTGTTAAATTGGCTACTACTActatatgttgtttcttttgctttaGTTTTCTTACTGTCTTGTTGTTAATGTTTGTTGCTACTGTTTTTTTCCCCATCTTTTCTTGAGCCATATTTATCGAAGACTGTCTCTCTACTTTATTAAGGTAGGAAGTAAGGTCTACGCCGAGGCGGATCTAAGATTTTAGTTCTATGGGTTCAGCatttaaagttatgagttcatattTACTATTTATTGTAATTTTAGTGATTTTTTACACATAATTTGTGCTCTGCGTCGAAAGTTCTAGGTTCAGTTGAACCTGATAGTTCTACTGTGCATCTGCCCCTGGGTCTACGCACACACTATCCTTTCCCAACCTCAATTATGAGATTacactgagtttgttgttgtaTTTGTGGACATGAAAAGCAAAATCTGTTTGACTATTAAGATTATGTTATTTAGTTTTGACTGGAGTATTGTTACGCAATTGTGGATTTCCAAATGatctatttatatttatatttatatagaAACGTTCAACAAAGATTGGACTTTTAAATTGGGTGGTTGACATTATAAAAGAAGATATCTAAGACAGAAGTAGCCAACGGAAACTATCAACTTTTAACCAGAAATAAATTTGGTACCTTGATTTGAATGTTTGTGATATCACTTGGATTAGGTAACGGTCGACTTTCCTAGTTTACAACTTCTGCAAGTTATTTATGTCAACTAGGATCATGTACTTCTAATTAAAATCTTTACTCATTTTAGtagggtgtgcattcgaatcggtttatcgataaattgaatcgattatttgttatcattTTATCGAAATCGggttatcgatttatcgatttcgattttgtcctcttcgattatcggtttatcgataaaccgataagatatactaaaaaaaaaattattttttatttttattattccatAATATCCTTTCCATAaccctaagtccctaaccctattatttcatctaccacatttaaggaatgatcatatttaaagctcaaggaaatgaagttcaaattaatggaaaatagaattagccatgatgacatatttttttttttttttatatcgttggagtgttggtgacatacatttgatcccttactttagtttcgttgcatgtgcttgttgacacaatttttatgttataaacggtgttcgtcttattttagcttctttttgtccatattagttaggcgtgtttatagcaatatactttccgtggaataccgcaaattttcttattggtgtaattaataaccgaatcgataagcctcaaaaatcgataaatcgaaatcgaaaaaatcgaaaccttattgaaacgataacgattaGCATACGTACAagtcgataatcgataagtaattatcgataagattaaaatcgaatcgataaatcgaatgtgCACCCCTACATTTTAGTTTCACATTGAGGTGGGGATTATTTAGTTCATGAGTtccaaaaaaattatttcttaaaTTTCATATTTGATCAAATATATTAACATAAAGCCGGGCTAAAAAAAATTTGTAAACCCTATCTGGGAAGGATAGGGTTACGCAGACGTTACTCTTACCTTTGAGCAGGTGCGAATTTAGGGGGATGGAAAAAGAATCCTATCTGGGAAGGATAGGGTTACGCAAACGTTACTCTTGACCAGGTGCAGATTTAGGGGGCGGAAGGGGGTTCACGTGAACTCTCTTTACCGAAAAAttatactgtatatataaggcaaaatttatgttttactttaatatattatgttttgaatcccCTTAACACAGCCCAAAAGCATAACTTAATAGTTAACGGGCTTCAAAACTTTTGTGAGGTCACTGGTTCAAGTCCTACAACCACAATTTGTTTTTTTAACATGCGTTATTACGCAAATATACCAACAAAGACGGATTCAAGATTTTTATATGTATAAGTTccaaaaaaatttatttcttaaaTTCTTTGTCTAATCAAATATATTAATATGCAGTAAATACATAATTTCAGACACTTAGGATTCTTAGAAGGCTATCATGAAAGGTACAAATAAATTTTTGGTCCTTCACTATGTCCTCCTAGTGCCTGCAAGCTATTTCCTTCTCTCCATAATACGTGATTTTTCGGCCTTTTTATTTTAgttcaaaataaatattttttttatatatataattaagaATGAATTAACTTTAATTTTTCAAATATGCCCTTATTTACACGTCTTAATATACCAAGTTAAcaatatataaattttaattgAAGGTAATTTAGTTAAAATACTTATTTTTTTTGTAGCAGTTAATATTTTCTTACGGGTTATGTCAAGGCTAAAAAATTACTTATTATGGATCGGGAGGAGTATTGATTATTGATTAGGCCATTGTACTATTTTCTAATGTAGACTTGGTTTTCAAGTATGTGCAAAATGATTGGCGTCAAAATTATGAAAAGCTAGAGAGTTAGTAGAAGTATAGGAGAAGTCTCTAGGAAAGAGCAAAGGTTATTAGATTCCATTGGGAATTAAAGCTATGACAAAAAAGCCTAACTTTAAGCTACAAAAGCTAACCACTTTTCCTATAAAAGGTAAAGCTAAATTGATTACTCGCTAGAAATTAATCAAGCCATTCAATTCTTTAATCGTCATTAGGGCTTAACCATATCTTCCAAAAATTTTACTTACTTTATTCTTTGTGACGTGTCTAAATAAAGCTTAGGTAATTTTATATAGAAAAAATCATGTATTCTATGagtaaaaaattaatttaatacTTGTAAGGGAAACCTGAGCCTTACATCATTGACATTTGAGGAGTTAAATttgtaacaaaaaaaacaaaaaagaatacTGTACAACTATTCCTCATACCAAACATTGATTTAATTATCGGTTCAAAATGTGAAAACATTCAGCGGCGGATTTATACTAAATATTGATTTAATTATCGGTTGAAAATGTGGAAACAACCAGAGGCTGATTTAGAATTTCTATCTATACCAAATATTGATTTAATTACCGGTTCAAAATGTGGAAACAGACAGAGGCGGCTCTAGAATTTCTAGTACATAGGTACACTACTAAAAAAATGTATCTAGTGATAATTAATCCTTATCCATTCAATCTTCTTGGAGTATAGTTGCCAACCGTTAATATTATACCAATTTAGAAAATATGTTCATAAAATATCTTATTTTACGAAGAGACCATTGGTTCACGTGTCCCGTACTTACACCTATAAATCTGCCCCTGAAAACAGTCTTTAATAGAAATGCACGTAAAATTGAATAAAATGAATCTAATATCATCCGTCCATTCGACGAACTCCGAGCGTATACGTGGCAGAAGCATAATGAACTAGATTGCCTTATTTATTTATgagaataagagaaagaaaaaaagaagagagaaaataattaaaataggCAGAGAACATAACCGTTGGAGTATACAAATTGATACCAAATACAACGTGTTTGGCAATTTGAATTTCCTCACAAAAACATGAAAGTACTGACCCGTGAAAGACGAAGCCAAAATCTTTCTTTTCTCGTATGTTCCAACGGTAATATAAGTGTCCAATCACCAAAACAAGAAACGAGAATAATATATTAGTCCCTACTTGATGGTTGTGTTGTGACAAACATTAAGTTTATAGATTTCTACGGCGATCTCAAGTAAAAGTTAATACATTTTATAATAATTGGACCGACAGACTGAATTTTGAGCTAAATATTTTTGTACGTTTAGTGAATACTTTATTACATTACAAGGTCTAAGCAAAAATTACTGAATTTACGTAAATCCGTAATCATCGCACTAGATCCGCCCTGGTTATATTGAAATTGAACTTTCGATATATTATAGTGTACAACAAAACACCAATATCCGCAAATGTTCGTTCAAAGGTAATTCAAATATCTAAAATCCTGTTAGAAAATAATATATTAAATAGAAGTACAATTAACTCAAGCTGCCCATCTAATCggttaaattaaaaatagccggtggaggtataatatatgcataatatatgtattttatatatatatgtatataattaatgtataatctatgtatatggttagaaaaagtaaacaatgaatatgACCGGCTATTGTGTAAAGATCCCTCATTCTAAGCTAGAGACGTGTGAATACATTATCCTTAAGGATATTTTATTAATTAGGCATTTTCCGCAGGATTCAAAAAAACTCTTTCAGTAATTAATTGGCGAAAGGGAATGAGAAAATCTGTTTGTCTTTATGTAACCTATAGGTCACGAGGTCGAGTCGTAGAATcaaccactaatgcttgcatgGAGTAGACTATCTACATCACACCTATTTAGAGTACGAGTCTTCTCAGACCTGCGTAAACACGAAATACTTAGTACATCGAACTACCTTTCATTAGGATGTTTTCACAATAGGCCTTTATGCTAGATCTTGGGATGCTTATCTTATGGAATCAATGTATCATACTTTCTTGTTGTCCTACTCAAGTATATCTGTCAAATTTTTGGTTGGTTGCGGACACAAAGCAAAATCTGTTTctgatacaacaacaacaacaacccagtataatcccacttagtggggtctggggagggtagtgtgtacgcagaccttacccctaccctggggtagagaggctgttttcaaatagacccccggcatctttccctccaagaacttcccaccttgctcttggagagactcaaactcacaacctctttgttggaagtggaggttgcttaccatcagagcaacccctcttgtatatatatatgaattcttTTGACTGGAATACTGTTTTTATTCTGAACGAAATTAAGGAATTCTAATGATTGTTTTTACTGGAATGTTGCTTCAACTCAAAGTGAGCTCAAGTCAGATTGGTTTTTCTCTTTCCAGAATTTGGTTGGTGCAAAGAAACTATGATAAAAAGACAATCTTAGATGGATCACAGACTGTATTTTTCCATGACCTTTCGCTTCTGAAAGCGTCCTTCCTTTTCAATGTCCCACATCTATCTAATGCATTCTTTTCGATCTTGTGACCTA
Coding sequences:
- the LOC104241951 gene encoding uncharacterized protein, whose protein sequence is MQNQQQLQTLMQSTSQISGSLSFNGTLTKEDEEMSKSALSTFKAKEEEIEKKKLEVREKVQAQLGRIEEETRRLAIIREELEALADPMKKEVSTVRKRIDAVNKELKPLGQTCQKKEREYKEALEAFNEKHKEKVQLISRLMELVGESEKMRMKKLEELSKSIETIQ